A single Zootoca vivipara chromosome 1, rZooViv1.1, whole genome shotgun sequence DNA region contains:
- the LOC118087587 gene encoding potassium voltage-gated channel subfamily C member 1 — translation MQWVTKRRGEGGDTGKESHMSATSLPLTYIAFASLFFILVSITTFCLETHERFNPIVNKTETEIVGNDTHVRIYREAETEAFLTYIEGVCVVWFTFEFLMRVIFCPNKTEFIKNTLNIIDFVAILPFYLEVGLSGLSSKAAKDVLGFLRVVRFVRILRIFKLTRHFVGLRVLGHTLRASTNEFLLLIIFLALGVLIFATMIYYAERIGAKPNDPSASEHTHFKNIPIGFWWAVVTMTTLGYGDMYPQTWSGMLVGALCALAGVLTIAMPVPVIVNNFGMYYSLAMAKQKLPKKKKKHIPRPPQPGSPNYCKSVINSPHHSTQSDTCPLAQEEMLEINRAGRKPLRGMSI, via the exons atgcaGTGGGTCACAAAGAGAAGGGGTGAAGGAGGAGACACAGGCAAAGAATCTCACATGTCTGCCACCTCCTTGCCACTGACA TATATCGCATTTGCCTCCCTCTTCTtcattctggtttccatcactacCTTTTGCCTGGAGACCCATGAGAGATTTAATCCCATCGTTAACAAGACGGAGACGGAAATTGTTGGGAATGATACCCACGTGCGCATCTACCGGGAGGCGGAGACAGAGGCCTTCCTAACCTACATTGAAGGGGTCTGCGTCGTTTGGTTTACTTTTGAGTTCCTAATGAGGGTCATTTTCTGCCCGAACAAGACGGAATTTATCAAAAACACCTTGAACATCATTGACTTTGTGGCCATTCTGCCTTTCTACTTGGAGGTTGGACTCAGTGGCCTGTCTTCCAAAGCTGCTAAGGACGTCTTGGGCTTCCTGCGGGTCGTCCGATTCGTACGAATCCTGCGAATTTTCAAGCTGACCCGCCACTTTGTAGGGCTGCGGGTCTTGGGTCATACCCTCCGTGCCAGCACAAACGAATTCTTGCTGCTCATCATCTTCTTGGCATTGGGCGTCTTAATCTTTGCCACAATGATCTACTACGCCGAGAGAATAGGTGCTAAACCCAATGATCCTAGTGCCAGcgaacacacacactttaaaaacatCCCCATTGGCTTCTGGTGGGCTGTAGTCACCATGACTACCCTGGGCTACGGAGACATGTATCCTCAGACTTGGTCAGGCATGCTGGTGGGGGCCCTCTGTGCTCTTGCAGGCGTGCTGACCATTGCCATGCCTGTACCCGTCATTGTGAACAATTTCGGAATGTATTACTCCTTAGCTATGGCTAAGCAGAAGCtaccaaagaaaaaaaagaagcatATCCCACGGCCGCCCCAGCCGGGATCCCCCAATTATTGTAAATCTGTCATAAACTCTCCACACCACAGTACTCAGAGCGACACATGCCCACTCGCCCAAGAAGAAATGTTAGAAATTAACAGAGCAGGTAGGAAACCTCTTAGAGGAATGTCCATCTGA